The following coding sequences lie in one Musa acuminata AAA Group cultivar baxijiao chromosome BXJ3-1, Cavendish_Baxijiao_AAA, whole genome shotgun sequence genomic window:
- the LOC135629005 gene encoding ubiquinol oxidase 1a, mitochondrial-like: protein MSSRIAGSTLLRHLGPRLFFSAAAARAPTAGEPACSLLLSGSASLAPARSPAAVLVRLFPVRMTSTTAAQAFGGEQEGKAKPSAASREATAVPPSERKAVASYWGIQPSKIIKEDGTPWRWSCFMPWETYKADTSIDLKKHHVPATLLDKLAYWMVKALRVPTDIFFQRRYGCRAMMLETVAAVPGMVGGMFLHLRSLRRFEQSGGWIRALLEEAENERMHLMTFMEVAQPRWYERALVIAVQGVFFNAYFLGYLVSPKFAHRVTGYLEEEAIHSYTEFLRDLEAGEIDNVPAPAIAIDYWRLPADATLKDVVMVVRADEAHHRDVNHFASDIHYRGMELKDIPAPLGYH, encoded by the exons ATGAGTTCCCGCATAGCAGGGTCAACGCTGCTCCGGCACCTCGGTCCTCGCCTCTTCTTCTCCGCTGCCGCAGCCCGTGCCCCCACCGCTGGAGAGCCGGCATGCTCGTTGCTCCTCTCCGGATCCGCCTCCTTGGCACCCGCCCGGTCGCCCGCAGCCGTGCTAGTGCGCCTTTTCCCCGTACGTATGACCAGCACCACGGCGGCTCAGGCTTTCGGTGGAGAGCAGGAAGGGAAGGCAAAGCCTTCTGCCGCTTCGAGGGAGGCGACTGCCGTCCCGCCGAGCGAGCGCAAGGCCGTTGCGAGCTATTGGGGCATCCAGCCATCCAAGATCATCAAGGAGGACGGCACCCCCTGGAGGTGGTCTTGCTTCATG CCGTGGGAGACGTACAAGGCGGATACCTCGATTGATCTCAAGAAGCACCACGTCCCCGCGACGCTCCTCGACAAGCTCGCTTACTGGATGGTAAAAGCTCTCCGAGTCCCGACCGACATCTTCTTCCAG AGGAGGTATGGGTGCCGCGCGATGATGTTGGAGACGGTGGCGGCCGTTCCGGGGATGGTGGGTGGCATGTTCCTCCACCTCCGCTCCCTCCGCCGTTTCGAACAAAGCGGCGGGTGGATCCGCGCGCTGCTGGAGGAGGCGGAGAACGAGCGGATGCACCTGATGACGTTCATGGAGGTGGCACAGCCTCGGTGGTACGAGCGCGCCCTCGTGATCGCCGTGCAGGGCGTCTTCTTCAATGCATACTTCCTCGGTTACCTCGTCTCGCCCAAGTTCGCCCACCGCGTGACGGGATACCTGGAGGAGGAGGCCATCCATTCATACACCGAGTTCCTCAGGGACCTGGAGGCCGGTGAGATCGACAACGTCCCCGCCCCCGCCATCGCCATTGACTACTGGCGCCTCCCCGCCGATGCCACGCTGAAGGACGTCGTCATGGTTGTCCGTGCTGATGAGGCGCACCATCGTGACGTCAATCACTTCGCTTCG GACATCCATTACCGGGGGATGGAACTCAAGGATATACCTGCACCGCTAGGTTATCACTGA